TAAAGGGTGCCTGACACCCTTTACTCCTTTACTTTGTTAAAAAAAGAGCAGACATCAGCCTGCTCTTTAGATGCTATTCTCCTTTAAACAGTTCAGCTACGAGTTCATAAGAGTGACGACGAGCTTCATGGTCATAAATTTGGGAGATGACCATCACTTCATCAGCGCCTGTTTTTTCAATAAAGGATTCTAGCTGATGTTTCACGGTTTCTTTACTACCAATAATGGAAGAACCTAATTGCTGTTTTAAGGCTTGCTTCTCCCGTTCTGTCCAGATCCCTTCCATAGAATCAACAGGTGGCGGTAAAGGTGATTCATTCTTCCTTATCAAGTTTAAGAACTGCTGTTGGAGGGTCGTAGCTAATCGCTCCGCTTCTTCATCCGTTTCTGCAGCAATCACATTTACTCCCACCATTGCATGAGGTTTTGATAAAGAATCAGATGGCGTAAATGTTCGCTTGTATAAATCAAGTGCCGGAACAGTGTCTCGAGGAGAGAAGTGACTGGCAAACGCAAACGGTAGCCCCTCTTCTCCTGCCAATTGAGCACTATATCCACTTGAGCCCAGCAACCAAATCGGTATATCTAATCCTTCACCAGGGTAAGCACGTACATGTGGATTGGCTGGACCACGTGAAGGATCAAAGTAGCTTCTGAGCTCTTCAAGTTGATCAGGGAAGTCATGGGGACCGCTCTGACCTCCACGCCTTAACGCGTGCGCTGTCAACTGGTCAGTACCAGGCGCACGACCAAGCCCTAAATCAATACGCCCAGGGAATAAGGATTCCAGTGTTCCAAACTGTTCAGCGATGACTAGTGGCGCATGGTTCGGAAGCATGACTCCTCCTGATCCCACTTTGATCGTAGACGTTTGTGAAGCCACGTGTCCAATTAAGACTGAAGTAGCAGAACTTGCGATAAAAGGCATATTATGATGCTCCGCTAGCCAGTAGCGGTTATATCCAAGGCTCTCCGTATGCTGAGCCAGATCTACAGTTCTCTTAAAAGAATCAGCCGGACCGCCATCTTCTCGTATAGGAGCTAAATCCAACACGGAGAAAGGGATCGACTGAAGTATATTCGTTTGATTGTTATCACTCATTGTTTCATCTTCTTTCTTTAAAGTATGATGATGGTAAGAGCTATTTCTCTTACCTAGTATGAGACAGTGTAACAAGATTTCTTTCGTGTGCCTAACGAATTGCTCATCCTTTCTTATGATTCCACATATGGTAAAATTTCAAGAAAATGAATGATAAAAAAAGGTTGCACGATAAAATGAAAGGTGTATAATCAAATTTAGACGAAATGACTAAATCGTTCAAATGGTCAGGTGATGAAAAATGTCCAACGACAGAAAACAACAAATCATTCAAGCGGCTAATCAATCGTTCGCCACATTCGGGTATAAAGCAACGACAATGGATCATGTTGCAAAAGCAGCTAATGTGGGAAAAGGAACGATTTATAACTTTTTCAAAAACAAAGAACAACTTTTCCAGGAAATCATCTCTAACCTCTTGTCAGAGATGAAAACACAAGCAGAGTCCGTCATTGATGATCAGAAGCCATTGAAGGAGAATGTCCATCTAGCTTTATACGAGCTCCTTCAATATCGGCGCAGCCATCAACTAACCATTCAGATGGTACAAGAAGCCAAAGAAATGGGGACTGCTGCGGTTCAGGAAGCTCTTGCTAATGTTGAAGGGTTAATCACTGCTTATCTTCGCGAAAAGATTGAACAAGCAATTGAACGGGGAGATATCCGATCTTGCAACCCAGAAATGACGGCCTTTATGATGTTCAAACTCTATACAGCATTTATCATAGACTGGGAAGAACGTCATCAACCACTCGAAAAAGAAGACATCATGCATTTGTTTGATGAATATGTATTTAAAGGGTTATCACCATCTTGATGATTGATGATCCTTTTCTTTTGCCGCATTATGACCAAATGAACGATTTAGTCATTTATTACTTAGGAGGGTAACTACATGAATGGTTTTAAATTATGGCTATCCGAATTAAAACACATCGGTAGCAACAAAAAAGTACTTATACCATTTATTGCGGTATTAATGATTCCGCTTATTTATAGTGGAATGTTCTTATGGGCGTTCTGGAATCCATATGGCAGTATGGATCAACTTCCAGTCGCTATTGTCAACTCAGACGAAGGGGCCGAATTTAACGATGAACCCCTTACAGTCGGAAAAGAATTTGTTGATAATTTAGAGGATAGCGGAGACTTCAAATATGAAGTGGTTTCTAAGGAAGAAGGTTACGATGGATTAAGCAATCATGAGTATTATATGCTTGTCGAAATTCCGGAAAACTTCTCATCTTCCGCTACCACGATCTTAGACGAGAATCCAGAGAAACTTCAGTTAAAATATGTACCAAACGAAGGATTTAACTTCCTCTCTGCTCAAATTGGTGAGTCAGCAACAGAGCAAATGAAAGCAAAGTTAGCTGATGAGATGTCTGAAACGTATGCCAATGCGATGTTCGCGCAATTTAATGAATTGAAAACAGGTCTTGCCGATGCTAGTACAAAAGCAGGTGATTTGAATAACGGTGCCAAAGACCTTGACTCTGGAGCTAAAGAATTAAAGGAAAAACTAAGAACGTTCTCCGATAAACAACTTCAATTTACAGATGGAACGCAAGAATTGCGCCAAGGTACTTCTGAAGTAGCTACAGGAGCCAATGAACTTAACCAAGGACTTTCAGCTCTTCAAAACGGATATGGACAAATCGTTTCAGGGGCCAATTCATCAAAAGATGGAGCCATTCAATTACGAAACGGACTATCCCAATCTAAAGATGGAGCTGCTCAACTCGAACAAGGGTTAGCACAACTCGTTCAACAATCAGGTGGATTAGAACAGTCATCTCAGGAACTCTCAAATTCTCTAAAAAGCCTGAATGGCGGTGCTCAGCAGGTAAACCAATCAGCTGCTACCCTATCTGAAAAAGTAGGGGGGCTAAAAGAAGGATTGGCACCCGTGATTGCACAAATGCCTGAAGAACAACAACAGAAAATTCTAGCGCAACTTGAACAATTAAACCAAGGTGCCAAGCAGCTATCAGGGGCCACGAGCCAGCTAGCTACCGGTTCACAGCAAGTGGTCGAAAAAACAGCTTCTCTTCCGAACCAGATGGCCTCTCTTTCAGAAGCTCACTCCAAGCTTCAACAAGGGGCAACTGCTCTCTCTGCAGGTCAGAACGAATTATATAACGGTGCTTCTGCACTCGTTCAAGGACAAGAGAAGTTTGCAGCAGGCGTCCAAACGTTTAATGATAAATTGACTAGCGCTAACACAGGTGCTGCTCAATTAGCTGATGGTGCTGCTCAAGTAAACCAGGGAGCAAACGAACTCTTTAACGGCTCATCTCAGTTAGCTGACGGGTCTCAAAAGCTTGCAAAAGGCGCTAATGACCTTTCTTCAGGAACAAATGAGTTAACTTCAGGCACAAGCGAGTTCGAAAGCAACCTCTCAGAAGCTAGCTCAAAAGCACAAGACGTCCAAACGAGCATGAAAACTGAAGAGATGCTTGCCAAACCAGTAGATTTAGATAAGAATAGCGTTAATGAAGTCCCTAACTACGGAACTGGATTTACTCCATATTTCTTATCTCTTGGACTATTTGTAGGTGCGCTAATCATTACAATCGTTTACCCAGTCAGAGAACCTTCCGCTGCACCACGAAATGCATTCAGCTGGTTCTTTGCTAAATTTGGTGTACTCGTGAGTGCTGGACTTATTCAAGCGGTCATTGCCGCTAGTGTGATCTTGTATGGGTTAGGGTTAGAAGTAGAAAGTGTTCCTTACTTCTACTTGTTTAGTATATTAACTAGCCTAACGTTCATGGCCATGATTCAAGTCCTTGTTACAACCCTTGGAGACCCAGGTCGTTTTATCGCGATTTTAATTTTAATCATGCAATTAACAACAAGCGCTGGAACATTCCCATTAGAATTAATTCCAGAGCCACTACAGATCTTTAACCCAGTTCTACCAATGACATACTCTGTAGAAGGGTTGAAAGCCGTCATTTCTGAAGGTGATTACAGTCTAATGTGGCAAGATAGTAGCATATTAGCTATCTTCTTACTAGGATCTGTGATTATAACAATTGGCTACTTTATTGTAGCAATGAGAAAAAGACGATTAACTAGTGTAGATGACGCTGCTTAAATAAAAAAGATCACCTGTTTTCAGGTGATCTTTTTTTATTGCTCCAAAGTCGCTTGGTAACTCTTTAGTTTTTCATTCGTTTCAACGATTAACTGCTCAATCTTATTCACATCTGGAGAAGGTTTTTGAGCTTCCCCAATCAAAGGATAAAGGCTCTCTTCAATGATTTTATAATCTTTCGGGCTCTTTTCTTCCACTTGATCTTCAATTACATCCCATGCTTCATCAAGCTTTTTTCCCGCTTTGTTAAGTTCAGATAACTTTGCATTATTTTGTACAGCCATTTGTAACGTATCAATAGCTGCAAGTACTTGATCGATTCCTTCCGATACTGACACCCCACGTTCCTCTTCCTCTGCTGAAGCCTGATTCATGACAGGGGTCATGACAATATTCAGTGCGAGCACTAAGCATGGTACTATCCAATAGATTCGTTTCATTATTCCATCGTCTCCTTTTGCTGGTCTCGGTGCTTACTTTTTCCAAATATACAACGAACTATGCACGCGATTCTTTCATTCTTTTTATGTAAATGGAAACTAAAAAAGTGTGACCGCTAGCTATAACACGGGTGGAATGCAAAACAAAAAACACCGCCTCTTATGGAGGCGGTGCAAGCAATGATTCTATTAGAATGTTACATCTTTCCCATAATAAGCTGATTCAAATAGCTTCTTCATTTCTTCTTCAGAAGTCTCGCGTGGATTTGTACCCGTACAAGGATCATCCATCGCGTTTTTCGCCATTTGATCCACATGTTCTTTAAACAGATCTTCTGAAACGCCAAATTCTTTAAGTGTGTTCGGTACACCCATTTCACGGTTTAATTCACGAACCCATTCAATCAAGGAATCCACAAGCTGCTCTTGTGTATCGCCTTGTAACTCAAGACGTTTTGCCATTTTAGCAAAACGATCTCCTACGACACTGCGGTTAAATTGAATCACATACGGAAGGTAAATACCGTTCGCACAGCCGTGTGGCACTTCAAATGTTGGTCCACTCTTATGCGCCATGCTATGCACATTACCTAGCACTGCATTCGCAAATGCCATACCAGCCATTGCTTGAGCATAGTGAACTTTTTCTCTCGAATCTTGGTTGCCTTTATAGGAACTAAGCAGATGTTCATTTAGGATTTCAGCAGCTTCAATAGCCAGAGAATCCGTAAACGTCGTACGTGGTTTAGCCACATAAGCTTCAATACTGTGTGTTACAGCATCCATACCACTATAAGCAATCACTTTTTGCGGCATCGATTCGACCATAACGGGATCGATAACAGCTAAGTCTGGAGTTAATTCAAAGTCAGCTAACGGGTGTTTAACCCCTGTTTCTGAATCCGTAATAACGGATAAGTTTGAAATTTCAGATGCCGTACCACTTGTTGTTGGAATGCCAATAAATTTCGCTTTTGTGCGAAGACCTGGCAAGTTAAATGGTTCCATTGCATCTTTAAATGAAAGATTCGGGCGTTCATAGAAAATCCACATTGCCTTAGCAGCGTCCATTGGGGAGCCACCACCAATGCCGATAATCCAATCAGGTTCAAAATCATTTAGCGTGCCAAGATGCTCTTGAACTAAATTAGTCGAAGGCTCTTCTGTGATGCCCTCAATCACTTTCGTTTCTATATTAGCCTTAGCCAGATGGCTTTCAATTTTATCTAAGTTTCCATTCTCCTTAACCGATCCACCACCGATTACAAGGATAGCTTTCTTCCCATCTAAGGATTCGAGCGTCTCTAACGCCCCTTCTCCGAAGTAAATATCTCTTGGAATTGTAAAACGATTCATACCTTTTAGCCTCCAATACGATTAGATAGTGAAGAAATAACCGTTTTTAGAGGTGAACAAACCTATGAAGGCAATAATGATCGGTTTTACTCATAGGTCCATATCGCTAATCCGCTTACATAAGGTGTCTTTAGGACCACCTACCCTGCCCTATTCTTATTCCATAATAGGGTAGGTTTGATGGAGTATTCCCGTTAATTGTGGATGGCGCGTAAGGTGAGCATTGGAAACAACTTCGAACGTTCCATATAAGGCCGCTTATAGGGAACATAAGAGCATTCGTTAGGACGAATGCTCTTTAAAGTGATAGGTAAATGTGTGTTCTGTAATTTGTTCGATGCGTCTCTGGTTAATTTCAAAACCAATCCCGGCCTTATCATGTGGGACTTCTACCTGACCGTTTTGTAACTCGACTTCTGGGATGATTACGTCTTCATGCCAATAACGCTTAGAAGCAGATAAATCTCCCGGAATGGTCATGCCAGGGAGGGAGGCAAATGCAAGGTTATGAGCTCTAGAAATTCCAGTTTCAAGCATCCCTCCACACCACGCATCTACTCCAGATGATTCGCATAGGTTATAAATCTTCATAGCCTCCGTAAGCCCACCTACACGACTAATCTTAATATTGATCGTTTTACAACTACCAAATTGAATAGCCTGGTAGGCATCATGATAGCTTTCTATACTTTCATCTAAGCAAATCGGCGTATTCATACGTCCTTGTAGTTCTCGGTGTAAATAGAAATCACCAGCGGCGAAAGGCTGTTCGATCATCAGAAGCCCGAGGTCGTCTAATGAAGCCAGGTGATCTAAGTCCTCTTCTTCGTAGGCTCCATTTCCATCAAACATAATAGAGAGGTCTGAGGAAAGACCCTTAACCGCTTCGATATCTTCACGCTCATGCCCCTTTCGCACCTTCACTTTTATTCGCTTATAACCTAGTGATTCATATAGAGGGACGAGTTCATTCAGATTCTCGGATAAGCTTATCACGACACCCACAGGGATAGAAGGTTGTGTTCCACCAATAAGAGAAGGAAAGGATTGGTTATTTTGTTTAGCATACAAATCCCAAAGAGCCCCTTCAAGGGCTGCTTTTGCCATTTGATGGCCTTTTTCTTTCTTCAAAAGTTCCGGTAGCTCAGAGGGATGTTGGACCTTTCCTTCTTCCAGTACAGGAAGAAAATGATCCCTCAACATCACCCAACACGTTTCTACCGTTTCAGCTGTATAAAAAGGAGTCGAAAACGCAACCCCCTCTCCCCAGCCTGAACACCCATCAGCATCCATTGCTTCGACTAGGATGCCTTCTCGTTCTTTCACGGTTCCTGCATGTGTCGTAAAAGGTGTTACAAGTTCCATTGTGTACCGATAAAGTTTCACAGAAGCGAGGTTCATTGAACATTTCTCCTCTGTTTCAGCCAGTTAGCCAGTTCTCTGCGTAACAACTTATTGGTGGCATTACGCGGTAAATGATCGACGAAGTAGAGTTCTTTTGGTTGTTTATAAGAAGCAAGACGATCGTTACAAAAGGTTAGAACATCTTCTTTTGTTAGAGACGTGCCTTCCCTTCTGACAATAAAAGCTACGGGCACACTCCCCCATTTTTGATCTTCTTTACCAACCACACCCACTTCTTTTACTTGATCCATTCCGCTTAAAACCCCTTCAATCTCCGCTGGGTAAATATTTTCACCACCTGAAATAATTAAATCCTTCCGGCGGTCCACTACATATAAGAAGCCATCTTCATCGACATAGCCAAGATCTCCTGTTCGTAGCCATTCTTTTTGGATGGTGTCTTCATTCGTTTCGGGTCTTCGATAGTAGCCCTTCGTCACCATCGGGCCTTTAACAACGATTTCTCCTATTTCATCAGAAGCTGCTCGTTTCCCGTCTACTTCAATTGAAAGTTGCGCTGGGAATAAGGGTTTCCCTGCCGATCCGATTTTGTTTAATGCATAGTCCGGACTTAGCGTTACAATTTGTGAAGATGTTTCCGTCATTCCATACGATTGGAACACGGGAACAGATTTCTCTTTTGCTTTATATAATAATGGTTCAGGTGCAGGACCGCCCCCTAAGAGCATCCCACGAAATTCATCAGGATACCGTTCAGTACCCAGTCGGTCCATCAGACCATCTAGCATAACCGTTACGACTGATACCGTCGTAACGCCTTTATTCATAATGGCATCATGGACCTTCTCGACATCAAAGGAAGTATGGAGGTGGACAGGCATGCCATAAATAACACTTTTCATAAGGATTGATAGTCCTCCTACATGGAAAAGGGGTAAAGCAGCCAGCCATTGGTCTTTTTCCGTAATGCCAAGGTTCAATGCAGAACTCACTGCACTCCACCAGTGATTACTATAGGATAAGAGAACCCCTTTGGGAGAACCGGTTGTGCCAGACGTATATAAAATTGTGTAAGGATCTTCCATTGTGACCTCTTTCAGAAAATCAACAGAACGAGCTTCAGAACTCATCAGCTCTCCAAAGGAAAGAGAAGGAATGTCTGTTTTTTGTGTAAGTTCATGGAGCGTATCTTTAAATCCGTCTTCCCCCACTACATACACACACCCTGCATCCGTAACCTGAAAGACTAGCTCATCAATGGTTAAACGGGTATTTAATAACACCCCAACAACTCCCAAATAGGAGAGTGCGTGCACGATCTGAACCATTTCAACAGAGCTCTTCGCATAAACTGCAATATGATCTCCCTTATGGATTCCAAGAGTGGATAATCGAGAAGCCCTATCCTTTGCTCGATGCTGAAGCTCAGCAAACGTCAAGCTCTCTTCATCCGTCACAAGAGCCGTGCGCTCAGGTGTTAAAAATGCACGTTGATCTAACCAATTGGGCATTGTTTGTTCGCTCATGTTCCTCACCCTTTCTACAATTCCATCCAGAACTTGTTTGTTATAAGATTCTCATAAAATCTATGGTTTATTTTGATTTAAATGGGCCCGTTACGTTTGATGAGTGCTTGGGCTTGCTCGGGGACAACTAGCTTTCCTGCGGGGAGCTGGGGAGCCTCCTCGTTCGCTATCGCTCTCTGTGGGGTCTCCCCTAGGCTCCTTCCCCCGCGGGAGTCTCGATGTCCTCGAGCAAGCCCTGGCTATTGTTCTAGAAACAGCCCCGCATTCTAAAGGCGCCAACGGTTGAAGGGGTTTCGCATATGGCATGTTTCCGTTACACCATGTATAGCAAAGGTGGGGCGGGAAATTGCGAGACTCCTGCGGCAGTAGGAGCCTAGGGAAGACCCCGGAAAGCGCGTAGCGATTGAGGAGGCTTCCCAGCTCGCCGCGGAAAGCGAGTGATTTCCCGAACCACCTTACACTCAATTATAGCTAACGGAAACATTCTCTCAGCTTCGAGTGTACAGCAATTTTGCCCGATTACTGAACAGTTGCCTTTGGCATAGTCAAAGAAAAGAGGGTGCCCATGAGGCTCTCCCGTAGGAGAAGAGCTCATCACAGGCACCCTCTGATTATCGTTCGATTTATGGGAAACGCGGGAACTGTTTGAAGTCTGGCTTGCGTTTTTCTTTGAACGCATCGCGACCTTCTTTTGCTTCATCTGTTGTGTAATAAAGAAGCGTTGCGTCGCCACCCATTTGTTGAAGACCTGCAAGGCCATCTGTATCAGCATTAAAGGACGCTTTCAAGAAGCGTAGCGCTGTAGGTGATTTCTCAAGCATTTCCTGACACCATTGTACCGTTTCTTCTTCAAGCTTTTCTAATGGAACAACGGTATTGACCATGCCCATGTCCTCTGCTTCTTTAGCAGAATATTGACGGCACAGGTACCAAATTTCACGAGCTTTCTTATGGCCAACCATACGGGCTAATAATCCAGCTCCATAACCTGCGTCGAAGCTGCCGACTTTTGGTCCTGTTTGTCCAAAGATTGCATTATCAGCTGCAATTGTAAGGTCACATACAACGTGAAGAACGTGGCCTCCACCAATCGCATAACCTGAAACCATGGCAACAACCGGTTTTGGAATCACACGGATTAAACGTTGTAAGTCTAAAACGTTAAGGCGTGGAACTTCATCGTCCCCTACATAGCCTCCATGACCGCGAACTTTTTGGTCTCCACCTGCACAGAATGCATCGTCTCCTGCACCTGCAAGAACAATAACACCAATTTTAGAATCATCACGAGCGTAAGAAAACGCATCTAACAATTCTTTAACGGTATGAGGACGGAAAGCATTACGTACCTCTGGGCGGTTAATCGTAATTTTCGCGATTCCATCATTAGTTTGATAAAGGATGTCATCATAGTGACGTTCATTAATCCATTCTACTGCTGACATATGTATATTCCTCCTTTTAATTATAGCGCTTTCATCTAGTCTCACTAGAAAAGATGAATTCACTTACTATTTTAGCAAAAGTTTGCGCTTGTTCCACGTGAATTGCATGACCAGTTTGTGGAATGTTGTGATGAGAGGCATGCAAGAAGTGATCTTCCATTTGATTTGCAATGGCTGTAAACTTCTCATCCCATTCTCCTGTTAGGAGC
The nucleotide sequence above comes from Pontibacillus chungwhensis. Encoded proteins:
- a CDS encoding LLM class flavin-dependent oxidoreductase; the protein is MSDNNQTNILQSIPFSVLDLAPIREDGGPADSFKRTVDLAQHTESLGYNRYWLAEHHNMPFIASSATSVLIGHVASQTSTIKVGSGGVMLPNHAPLVIAEQFGTLESLFPGRIDLGLGRAPGTDQLTAHALRRGGQSGPHDFPDQLEELRSYFDPSRGPANPHVRAYPGEGLDIPIWLLGSSGYSAQLAGEEGLPFAFASHFSPRDTVPALDLYKRTFTPSDSLSKPHAMVGVNVIAAETDEEAERLATTLQQQFLNLIRKNESPLPPPVDSMEGIWTEREKQALKQQLGSSIIGSKETVKHQLESFIEKTGADEVMVISQIYDHEARRHSYELVAELFKGE
- a CDS encoding TetR/AcrR family transcriptional regulator codes for the protein MSNDRKQQIIQAANQSFATFGYKATTMDHVAKAANVGKGTIYNFFKNKEQLFQEIISNLLSEMKTQAESVIDDQKPLKENVHLALYELLQYRRSHQLTIQMVQEAKEMGTAAVQEALANVEGLITAYLREKIEQAIERGDIRSCNPEMTAFMMFKLYTAFIIDWEERHQPLEKEDIMHLFDEYVFKGLSPS
- a CDS encoding YhgE/Pip domain-containing protein, encoding MNGFKLWLSELKHIGSNKKVLIPFIAVLMIPLIYSGMFLWAFWNPYGSMDQLPVAIVNSDEGAEFNDEPLTVGKEFVDNLEDSGDFKYEVVSKEEGYDGLSNHEYYMLVEIPENFSSSATTILDENPEKLQLKYVPNEGFNFLSAQIGESATEQMKAKLADEMSETYANAMFAQFNELKTGLADASTKAGDLNNGAKDLDSGAKELKEKLRTFSDKQLQFTDGTQELRQGTSEVATGANELNQGLSALQNGYGQIVSGANSSKDGAIQLRNGLSQSKDGAAQLEQGLAQLVQQSGGLEQSSQELSNSLKSLNGGAQQVNQSAATLSEKVGGLKEGLAPVIAQMPEEQQQKILAQLEQLNQGAKQLSGATSQLATGSQQVVEKTASLPNQMASLSEAHSKLQQGATALSAGQNELYNGASALVQGQEKFAAGVQTFNDKLTSANTGAAQLADGAAQVNQGANELFNGSSQLADGSQKLAKGANDLSSGTNELTSGTSEFESNLSEASSKAQDVQTSMKTEEMLAKPVDLDKNSVNEVPNYGTGFTPYFLSLGLFVGALIITIVYPVREPSAAPRNAFSWFFAKFGVLVSAGLIQAVIAASVILYGLGLEVESVPYFYLFSILTSLTFMAMIQVLVTTLGDPGRFIAILILIMQLTTSAGTFPLELIPEPLQIFNPVLPMTYSVEGLKAVISEGDYSLMWQDSSILAIFLLGSVIITIGYFIVAMRKRRLTSVDDAA
- a CDS encoding iron-containing alcohol dehydrogenase, yielding MNRFTIPRDIYFGEGALETLESLDGKKAILVIGGGSVKENGNLDKIESHLAKANIETKVIEGITEEPSTNLVQEHLGTLNDFEPDWIIGIGGGSPMDAAKAMWIFYERPNLSFKDAMEPFNLPGLRTKAKFIGIPTTSGTASEISNLSVITDSETGVKHPLADFELTPDLAVIDPVMVESMPQKVIAYSGMDAVTHSIEAYVAKPRTTFTDSLAIEAAEILNEHLLSSYKGNQDSREKVHYAQAMAGMAFANAVLGNVHSMAHKSGPTFEVPHGCANGIYLPYVIQFNRSVVGDRFAKMAKRLELQGDTQEQLVDSLIEWVRELNREMGVPNTLKEFGVSEDLFKEHVDQMAKNAMDDPCTGTNPRETSEEEMKKLFESAYYGKDVTF
- the menC gene encoding o-succinylbenzoate synthase, whose translation is MNLASVKLYRYTMELVTPFTTHAGTVKEREGILVEAMDADGCSGWGEGVAFSTPFYTAETVETCWVMLRDHFLPVLEEGKVQHPSELPELLKKEKGHQMAKAALEGALWDLYAKQNNQSFPSLIGGTQPSIPVGVVISLSENLNELVPLYESLGYKRIKVKVRKGHEREDIEAVKGLSSDLSIMFDGNGAYEEEDLDHLASLDDLGLLMIEQPFAAGDFYLHRELQGRMNTPICLDESIESYHDAYQAIQFGSCKTINIKISRVGGLTEAMKIYNLCESSGVDAWCGGMLETGISRAHNLAFASLPGMTIPGDLSASKRYWHEDVIIPEVELQNGQVEVPHDKAGIGFEINQRRIEQITEHTFTYHFKEHSS
- a CDS encoding o-succinylbenzoate--CoA ligase, with protein sequence MSEQTMPNWLDQRAFLTPERTALVTDEESLTFAELQHRAKDRASRLSTLGIHKGDHIAVYAKSSVEMVQIVHALSYLGVVGVLLNTRLTIDELVFQVTDAGCVYVVGEDGFKDTLHELTQKTDIPSLSFGELMSSEARSVDFLKEVTMEDPYTILYTSGTTGSPKGVLLSYSNHWWSAVSSALNLGITEKDQWLAALPLFHVGGLSILMKSVIYGMPVHLHTSFDVEKVHDAIMNKGVTTVSVVTVMLDGLMDRLGTERYPDEFRGMLLGGGPAPEPLLYKAKEKSVPVFQSYGMTETSSQIVTLSPDYALNKIGSAGKPLFPAQLSIEVDGKRAASDEIGEIVVKGPMVTKGYYRRPETNEDTIQKEWLRTGDLGYVDEDGFLYVVDRRKDLIISGGENIYPAEIEGVLSGMDQVKEVGVVGKEDQKWGSVPVAFIVRREGTSLTKEDVLTFCNDRLASYKQPKELYFVDHLPRNATNKLLRRELANWLKQRRNVQ
- the menB gene encoding 1,4-dihydroxy-2-naphthoyl-CoA synthase, whose translation is MSAVEWINERHYDDILYQTNDGIAKITINRPEVRNAFRPHTVKELLDAFSYARDDSKIGVIVLAGAGDDAFCAGGDQKVRGHGGYVGDDEVPRLNVLDLQRLIRVIPKPVVAMVSGYAIGGGHVLHVVCDLTIAADNAIFGQTGPKVGSFDAGYGAGLLARMVGHKKAREIWYLCRQYSAKEAEDMGMVNTVVPLEKLEEETVQWCQEMLEKSPTALRFLKASFNADTDGLAGLQQMGGDATLLYYTTDEAKEGRDAFKEKRKPDFKQFPRFP